From one Pontibacillus sp. HMF3514 genomic stretch:
- a CDS encoding ATP-binding protein, whose translation MFWRSVVGKLWFTILLLVSFVLFILTVLLLEFFENYHVFQAEQELMQSAEKISNIVEEHEDRDLALSIAEQVIDPSSRIVIVFSQDDYWESDQFNDSIPDVPVKWIFHHETLSQVLTQREPIKQEEVVPTTNTNIMIVGHPLQRDGGAVYVYQSLKFVEKTTSQTTKIILLGAGIAIILTTIFAFFLSTRITAPLRKMREGAFELARGEFNTKVPILTHDEIGELAMAFNRMGRQFKFHINALNQEKEQLSGILRSMADGVITLNRSGNMLVTNPPADQFIEAWHYENYGYSHGKELPEELQKMLQEVISLEKEVMTELNIQGRSWVVIMTPLYDRSFVRGAVAVLRDMTEERRLDKLRKDFIANVSHELRTPISMLQGYSEAIVDDVAESPEDKNELAKIIYDESLRMGRLVNELLDLARMEAGHIQLNQESVYIPDFVERITKKFQGMAYQHDVNLSLKIADNVDYTVMDPDRIEQVLTNLIDNAIRHTQSSGDVLVSIGSLDDYIQFSVTDYGAGIAEEDLPFVFERFYKGDKSRKREEGKSGTGLGLAIAKNIVEAHKGVISVHSKVDEGTTFMFKIPKYSER comes from the coding sequence ATGTTTTGGCGGAGTGTCGTTGGTAAGCTATGGTTTACCATTTTACTTCTAGTATCCTTTGTTTTATTTATATTAACTGTGCTGTTGCTTGAGTTCTTTGAAAATTATCATGTCTTTCAAGCTGAACAAGAGCTAATGCAGTCAGCTGAAAAGATCTCCAACATTGTAGAAGAACATGAAGATCGTGATTTAGCGCTGTCCATCGCAGAGCAAGTAATAGATCCATCTAGTCGTATAGTCATTGTCTTTAGTCAGGATGATTACTGGGAATCTGACCAATTTAATGATTCGATTCCAGATGTACCAGTGAAGTGGATCTTCCATCATGAAACGTTGTCGCAAGTATTAACACAAAGAGAACCAATTAAACAGGAAGAGGTTGTACCTACTACAAACACTAACATCATGATTGTTGGTCACCCTCTTCAAAGAGATGGTGGAGCTGTTTATGTCTACCAATCATTAAAGTTTGTTGAAAAAACGACTTCACAGACGACTAAGATCATATTGTTAGGTGCTGGCATAGCCATTATATTAACGACTATTTTTGCTTTCTTTTTATCGACTAGGATTACTGCGCCACTTCGTAAAATGAGAGAAGGGGCATTTGAGTTAGCAAGAGGCGAATTTAATACGAAAGTTCCGATTTTAACCCATGATGAAATCGGGGAATTAGCTATGGCTTTTAATCGTATGGGGCGACAATTTAAATTCCATATTAATGCACTTAATCAGGAAAAAGAGCAGTTATCAGGTATTTTGCGATCTATGGCAGATGGTGTTATTACATTGAATCGAAGCGGTAATATGCTTGTTACTAATCCGCCTGCAGATCAATTTATAGAGGCATGGCATTACGAAAACTATGGTTACTCTCATGGCAAAGAGTTACCTGAAGAACTTCAAAAGATGTTGCAAGAGGTAATCTCTTTAGAAAAAGAAGTAATGACTGAACTAAATATACAAGGGCGTAGTTGGGTTGTTATTATGACTCCACTTTACGACCGCTCTTTTGTTCGTGGTGCAGTTGCTGTACTTAGGGATATGACTGAGGAGCGTCGATTGGATAAACTTCGTAAAGATTTCATAGCCAACGTGTCTCATGAATTACGAACACCTATTTCAATGTTGCAAGGTTATAGTGAAGCGATTGTAGATGATGTAGCAGAGAGTCCAGAAGATAAAAATGAACTTGCTAAAATCATTTATGATGAATCTCTAAGAATGGGACGTTTGGTTAATGAGTTGTTGGACCTTGCTCGAATGGAAGCAGGACATATTCAATTAAATCAGGAATCTGTTTATATTCCAGACTTTGTAGAAAGAATCACGAAGAAGTTTCAAGGTATGGCATACCAACATGATGTAAATTTGTCTCTAAAAATTGCGGATAATGTCGATTATACGGTTATGGATCCGGATCGAATTGAACAAGTCCTTACGAATTTAATTGACAATGCAATTCGACATACACAATCTAGCGGAGATGTTTTGGTTTCAATTGGAAGTCTTGATGATTATATTCAATTTTCTGTTACAGACTATGGAGCTGGAATTGCAGAAGAAGATCTTCCATTTGTTTTTGAGCGTTTTTATAAAGGGGACAAATCTAGAAAAAGGGAAGAAGGTAAATCCGGAACAGGTCTTGGCCTAGCTATTGCTAAAAATATCGTAGAAGCTCACAAAGGGGTTATCTCCGTTCATAGTAAAGTGGATGAAGGGACTACCTTTATGTTTAAAATCCCAAAATATAGCGAAAGATAG
- the resA gene encoding thiol-disulfide oxidoreductase ResA yields MANKNKKKNRLIFRIIVLIVLAAATVFALYSTLTKGDQEVIREGDQAPNFQLKTVNMEQDTLSLGELEGKGVMLNFWGTWCPPCKKEMPYMQELYPEYKEKGVEIVAVSLDDSRLVIEDFLNDYGLTFPILHDKTYQVNDAYGVGYLPATFFINEDGEVVNKVVGGLTLDKLEGHLQEIVPES; encoded by the coding sequence ATGGCTAATAAAAACAAAAAGAAAAATAGGCTTATCTTCCGGATCATTGTATTAATTGTACTTGCTGCTGCAACGGTCTTTGCATTGTATTCTACATTAACCAAGGGTGATCAAGAGGTCATACGAGAAGGAGATCAAGCTCCTAACTTTCAATTAAAAACAGTAAATATGGAACAAGATACTTTATCACTAGGTGAATTAGAAGGAAAAGGTGTTATGTTAAACTTCTGGGGGACATGGTGTCCACCTTGTAAGAAAGAGATGCCATACATGCAAGAGTTGTATCCTGAGTACAAAGAAAAAGGTGTCGAGATTGTAGCGGTTAGTTTAGATGATAGTCGACTAGTCATTGAAGATTTCTTAAACGACTATGGCCTGACATTTCCAATTCTTCATGATAAAACGTATCAGGTGAATGACGCCTATGGAGTAGGATACTTACCAGCAACATTTTTTATTAATGAAGATGGAGAAGTTGTAAACAAAGTCGTTGGTGGATTGACACTAGATAAATTAGAAGGTCATTTACAAGAAATCGTACCAGAATCTTAA
- the ccsB gene encoding c-type cytochrome biogenesis protein CcsB, protein MELSTISSYLLYTAFVLYLIATVFFAATIKEQEKATKYSKAGNIGIAITIIGFISQVGYFITRWIASQHAPVSNLFEFTTFFGMMFVFAFIVIYFIYRFHLLGLFTLPVALLIIAYASMFPREISPLIPALKTHWLYIHVTTAAIGEAILAVSFAAGLIYLIRTIDQSTLNKKTFWLEFIIYTLYATIGFVLITIAFRIGGYENVFEFQATDNDGQEITVQSEYTLPPLFGPHDHKQLTEGAMKPLVEVPGWLKGEQAARKLNTLVWSIITGLALYGLTLLILRKRVAAWIQPALHRVNPDLVDEVSYRAVAIGFPVFTLGALIFAMIWAQQAWNRFWGWDPKEVWALITWLFYAWFLHLRLSNGWHGERSAWLAVIGFAIIMFNLIAVNLIIAGLHSYA, encoded by the coding sequence ATGGAACTAAGTACAATAAGCAGTTATTTGTTATACACTGCATTTGTCCTTTATTTAATTGCTACGGTCTTTTTTGCTGCTACAATTAAAGAACAAGAAAAAGCCACAAAGTATTCGAAAGCCGGTAACATTGGGATTGCGATTACAATTATAGGCTTTATCTCACAGGTAGGGTATTTTATTACAAGGTGGATTGCGAGCCAACACGCACCTGTAAGTAACTTATTTGAGTTTACAACCTTCTTCGGTATGATGTTTGTATTTGCATTTATTGTTATTTACTTTATCTACCGTTTTCACTTGCTAGGGCTATTCACTTTGCCTGTAGCATTATTAATTATTGCGTATGCATCAATGTTTCCAAGAGAAATTTCACCATTAATACCAGCACTTAAAACACATTGGCTGTACATTCACGTTACAACAGCAGCGATTGGAGAAGCGATTTTAGCTGTCAGCTTTGCTGCAGGTCTTATTTACTTAATACGAACAATTGATCAATCCACATTGAATAAGAAAACGTTTTGGTTAGAATTCATTATTTATACACTTTATGCCACTATAGGATTTGTTCTTATTACAATCGCGTTCCGTATAGGTGGATATGAAAATGTATTTGAATTCCAAGCTACCGATAATGATGGTCAGGAGATTACAGTACAATCAGAATATACTTTACCTCCATTATTTGGACCTCATGATCATAAACAACTTACAGAAGGAGCTATGAAACCATTAGTAGAAGTTCCGGGTTGGTTGAAAGGTGAACAAGCAGCTAGAAAGCTTAATACACTTGTTTGGTCAATTATCACAGGATTAGCTTTGTATGGTCTCACATTACTTATTTTACGTAAGAGAGTAGCTGCCTGGATTCAACCTGCATTACATCGTGTAAATCCAGACCTTGTTGATGAAGTATCATACCGTGCAGTTGCAATTGGTTTCCCGGTGTTTACGCTTGGAGCTTTAATCTTTGCAATGATTTGGGCTCAACAAGCTTGGAACCGTTTTTGGGGTTGGGATCCTAAAGAAGTGTGGGCATTAATCACTTGGTTATTCTATGCTTGGTTTTTACACTTGCGACTTTCTAACGGTTGGCATGGAGAGCGTTCAGCATGGTTAGCCGTGATCGGGTTTGCAATCATTATGTTTAACCTGATTGCAGTAAATCTAATTATTGCAGGATTACACTCTTATGCCTAG
- a CDS encoding cytochrome c biogenesis protein ResB: MNKIKCECGHINPEGTVLCESCGKPVEQNQHIDGNKHNKLLNMRYDGSARRSQTYNKSFVDKIWNFFSSVKVGVWLIAITLLASSLGTIFPQEMNNQSALPADEYYEVNYGLAGKIYYQLGFHDLYGSWWYMLLIASIGISLVICSIDRVVPLYRALKKQKPVRHESFLKRQRVFGEAENVTDEEKATLLKQLKERRFKVMEQDGHLLAEKGRFSRWGPYVNHIGLIIFLIGALLRFVPAMYVDEQLWVREGETEVIPGTEGEYYIKNEDFFVEVYDENDERYKEAIQKEGGSVPKNYQTDAVLYQRTDDSLPGAEPELEKVKEGSIQVNRPLKIDGFGLYQTTYQLNEFKSMSFKLHEKGDPNEESLGEITVDLIDPKKEYKLDNGYRVVLDKYYPEFKMENGEPITESKYPRNPALVFNIYTPENPNEPEVSMLGVGFNIDPSESNDYKLGITNVEMRDVTGLTITKDLTLPILGLGGFIFMIGVIQGMYWNHRRIWVQPRENGLWIAGHTNKNWYGLKRDIQQVIAGTSIPEPNDQLERKE; the protein is encoded by the coding sequence ATGAACAAAATTAAGTGTGAATGCGGACACATTAATCCTGAAGGTACTGTGCTTTGTGAATCATGCGGAAAGCCTGTGGAACAAAACCAACATATTGATGGTAATAAACATAATAAGCTTTTAAATATGCGCTATGATGGAAGTGCACGCCGTTCCCAAACCTATAATAAATCGTTCGTGGATAAGATTTGGAATTTTTTCTCATCTGTTAAAGTAGGTGTATGGTTGATCGCCATAACATTATTGGCTTCATCTTTAGGAACCATTTTTCCTCAAGAGATGAATAATCAATCGGCTTTGCCTGCAGATGAGTATTACGAAGTGAACTACGGATTAGCTGGGAAAATCTATTACCAACTTGGATTCCATGATCTATATGGTTCTTGGTGGTATATGTTGCTGATTGCTTCAATTGGAATTTCTCTTGTTATTTGTAGTATTGATCGTGTAGTCCCTTTATATAGAGCTTTGAAGAAGCAGAAACCTGTAAGACACGAATCCTTTTTAAAGCGACAACGCGTCTTTGGAGAAGCTGAAAATGTTACAGATGAAGAGAAAGCAACCCTTTTAAAACAGCTTAAGGAACGCCGCTTTAAAGTAATGGAACAAGACGGCCACCTATTAGCGGAAAAAGGACGCTTTTCAAGGTGGGGTCCTTATGTAAATCACATTGGTCTTATCATTTTCTTAATCGGAGCTCTTCTTCGATTTGTGCCTGCTATGTATGTAGATGAACAATTGTGGGTACGTGAAGGGGAAACAGAAGTGATCCCAGGTACAGAAGGAGAATACTACATAAAGAACGAGGATTTCTTTGTAGAAGTATATGATGAAAACGATGAGCGGTATAAGGAAGCCATTCAAAAAGAGGGTGGCAGTGTACCGAAAAATTATCAAACTGATGCTGTTCTCTATCAACGTACAGATGATTCGCTTCCAGGGGCAGAACCAGAGCTAGAAAAGGTGAAAGAGGGATCTATTCAAGTAAACCGACCATTAAAGATCGATGGATTTGGTCTCTATCAAACAACTTATCAATTAAATGAATTCAAATCGATGTCATTTAAGTTACATGAAAAAGGTGACCCAAACGAAGAGTCACTTGGTGAGATTACAGTTGATCTCATTGATCCTAAAAAAGAATATAAGCTTGATAATGGCTATCGTGTTGTTTTGGACAAATACTATCCTGAATTTAAAATGGAGAATGGTGAACCGATTACAGAATCGAAGTATCCAAGAAATCCAGCTTTAGTGTTTAATATCTATACACCTGAAAATCCAAATGAACCTGAGGTAAGCATGTTAGGAGTAGGGTTTAACATTGATCCTTCTGAGTCAAATGACTATAAGCTTGGCATAACAAATGTTGAAATGAGAGATGTTACAGGTTTAACCATTACCAAAGATCTTACTCTACCGATACTTGGTTTAGGCGGATTCATCTTTATGATTGGTGTTATTCAAGGCATGTATTGGAACCATCGACGTATTTGGGTGCAACCTCGTGAAAACGGCTTATGGATAGCGGGTCATACGAATAAAAACTGGTATGGATTAAAACGAGATATCCAACAAGTTATTGCTGGGACAAGTATTCCTGAGCCTAATGATCAGCTTGAACGTAAAGAATAA
- a CDS encoding D-alanyl-D-alanine carboxypeptidase family protein, whose protein sequence is MKRKSIFILTLCLTMLIAPLQAYAKSKPNVSARNAVLMEQETGRVLMEKRAHEKRNIASITKIMTAIVAIESGNLDEKATASRKAVYTEGSSIYLEQGEKMLLKDLVYGLMLRSGNDSAVAIAEKVGGSLEGFVHMMNEKADWIGMTNTKFANPHGLDQEGHYSTAYDMALLMRYAMQNDMFRKISGTTTYKADSRVYAWGNKNKLLTKYYDYCTGGKTGYTKTAGRTLVTTAKKDDMELIMVTLNGPDDWNDHSHAFEWGFKEYKMKEIRKEGEYDLDSDDENTMGYLWEDVRVPLTKEEVGQLSERVITAHTDGLSSLSSVVGKAVYTVNGEQIEAVSIMSSPEDKDRSYFDQLIQVIKSMAGAY, encoded by the coding sequence TTGAAACGAAAGTCGATCTTCATACTAACATTGTGCTTAACCATGCTAATCGCCCCATTACAGGCTTATGCAAAGTCTAAGCCGAATGTTTCAGCACGTAATGCTGTACTCATGGAGCAAGAAACGGGACGAGTTTTAATGGAAAAAAGAGCACATGAAAAACGTAATATAGCAAGTATCACTAAAATTATGACAGCGATTGTTGCGATTGAATCAGGTAACTTAGATGAAAAAGCAACTGCTTCACGAAAAGCTGTCTATACAGAAGGGTCATCGATCTACCTCGAACAAGGAGAGAAGATGTTACTAAAGGATTTAGTGTATGGTCTCATGTTACGCTCTGGAAATGATTCTGCAGTTGCCATTGCGGAAAAGGTTGGGGGAAGTCTCGAAGGTTTTGTCCATATGATGAATGAAAAGGCTGATTGGATCGGAATGACCAATACGAAATTTGCTAACCCCCATGGACTGGACCAGGAAGGACATTATTCCACAGCTTATGATATGGCACTTCTTATGCGTTATGCTATGCAAAATGACATGTTTCGTAAAATTTCCGGAACTACTACTTATAAAGCAGACTCCAGGGTTTACGCTTGGGGCAACAAAAATAAATTGCTAACGAAATACTATGATTACTGTACAGGTGGTAAGACAGGCTACACAAAAACCGCTGGGCGTACACTAGTCACAACCGCTAAGAAAGATGATATGGAACTTATTATGGTAACCCTTAATGGTCCGGATGATTGGAATGACCATAGTCATGCTTTTGAATGGGGATTCAAAGAATATAAAATGAAAGAAATTCGCAAAGAAGGAGAATACGACCTAGACTCAGATGACGAGAATACAATGGGTTATTTATGGGAAGATGTGCGAGTTCCTCTTACAAAAGAAGAGGTAGGTCAATTATCTGAAAGGGTTATTACAGCTCATACAGACGGATTATCATCTCTTTCATCAGTAGTTGGAAAAGCTGTTTATACAGTTAATGGAGAACAGATTGAGGCCGTTTCAATCATGTCATCCCCTGAAGATAAGGATCGATCATATTTTGATCAACTTATTCAAGTCATTAAATCTATGGCAGGAGCCTATTAA
- a CDS encoding spore maturation protein produces MSIVTTVSTWLIPCIILLVLLVGTWKRVPTYETFVEGGKEGVQMAISLLPFLLGMMVSIAIFRASGAMEAFVSILNPFLSMIGIPSDIIPLAMVRPISGTAALGMTTELISTHGPDSFIGRLASTMQGSTDTTLYIITVYFGAVGIKRMGDALKVGLIADFIGIMASIIVVSIVFG; encoded by the coding sequence ATGAGTATTGTTACTACCGTAAGTACTTGGCTAATCCCTTGCATCATTTTACTTGTGTTACTTGTTGGGACCTGGAAGAGGGTTCCGACTTACGAGACGTTTGTAGAAGGTGGTAAGGAAGGGGTACAAATGGCAATATCCCTTCTTCCTTTTTTATTAGGGATGATGGTATCTATTGCAATTTTTCGTGCATCTGGTGCAATGGAGGCTTTTGTTTCTATATTGAACCCTTTTCTGAGCATGATAGGTATCCCCAGTGATATTATTCCATTAGCTATGGTACGTCCGATTTCAGGTACAGCTGCCTTAGGAATGACCACCGAGCTTATTTCAACACATGGTCCAGATTCGTTTATTGGTAGATTGGCTTCAACTATGCAGGGTAGCACAGATACTACTCTTTATATCATAACGGTCTATTTTGGTGCAGTAGGAATTAAACGTATGGGAGATGCCTTAAAGGTTGGACTGATAGCAGATTTTATTGGTATAATGGCTTCAATCATCGTAGTGTCAATTGTTTTTGGATAA
- a CDS encoding DUF4430 domain-containing protein: MKMKQMLRVMIVSLFMLGALAACGGEESPTTTSENNNETKQEEKQEEKQEEKQEVVQVTVSQNNGEKVIAEKEVEIEEGTSVMEVMKNNFEIKAASGGFITTIEGVKAKQSEKMAWFYTVNGKEAEVGAKEYEQEPGDKVVWDMHSWE, from the coding sequence ATGAAAATGAAACAAATGTTACGTGTGATGATTGTAAGTTTATTTATGCTAGGGGCTCTAGCAGCGTGTGGTGGAGAAGAGTCACCAACCACAACTAGTGAGAACAACAATGAAACGAAACAAGAAGAAAAACAAGAAGAAAAGCAAGAAGAAAAACAAGAAGTTGTCCAAGTAACTGTATCTCAAAACAATGGAGAGAAAGTTATTGCTGAAAAGGAAGTTGAAATTGAAGAAGGTACTTCTGTTATGGAAGTTATGAAAAATAACTTCGAGATCAAAGCAGCAAGCGGCGGATTTATCACCACAATTGAAGGTGTAAAAGCTAAACAAAGCGAAAAAATGGCTTGGTTTTACACCGTAAATGGAAAAGAAGCAGAAGTGGGAGCGAAGGAATACGAACAAGAGCCAGGTGATAAAGTGGTTTGGGATATGCATAGCTGGGAGTGA
- a CDS encoding pseudouridine synthase: MSENRERLQKVIANSGFTSRRKAEELIQDGQVKVNGKVVTELGTKVGPNEKVVVNGIPIEKEEPVYHLLYKPRGVISSVEDDKGRKTVLDFFPQVTQRIYPVGRLDYDTSGLIILTNDGEFAQSLMHPKHGIDKVYVAKVKGIPTKEELHELKKGIEVDGEFLKAVHTKILSTDRKKGTAIVQMILHEGKNRQIRRMFEAMGYPVAKLKRERYAFLTTQGLQPGESRELTPYEVKMLKKAASENVN, encoded by the coding sequence ATGTCTGAAAATCGAGAACGTTTACAAAAGGTAATTGCAAATAGTGGTTTTACATCGAGAAGAAAAGCTGAGGAGCTTATTCAGGATGGTCAAGTTAAGGTGAATGGAAAGGTCGTTACGGAGCTTGGTACTAAGGTTGGTCCTAACGAGAAAGTAGTTGTGAATGGTATTCCAATTGAAAAAGAAGAGCCTGTCTATCATTTGCTCTATAAACCTCGTGGTGTTATTTCCAGTGTAGAGGACGACAAGGGTCGTAAAACTGTTCTAGACTTTTTCCCACAGGTTACACAACGTATCTACCCTGTGGGTCGACTTGATTATGATACATCAGGACTCATCATTCTTACAAATGATGGTGAATTTGCACAATCTCTTATGCACCCGAAACACGGTATTGATAAAGTATATGTGGCGAAAGTGAAAGGTATTCCAACCAAAGAAGAACTACATGAATTGAAAAAAGGGATAGAAGTTGATGGAGAATTTTTGAAAGCTGTTCACACGAAGATTTTATCTACTGACCGCAAAAAAGGGACAGCAATCGTTCAAATGATTTTACATGAAGGAAAAAACCGTCAAATCCGCAGAATGTTTGAGGCAATGGGATATCCAGTTGCTAAACTAAAACGTGAACGCTATGCCTTTCTTACGACACAAGGGCTTCAGCCAGGAGAAAGTCGAGAGTTAACTCCATATGAAGTCAAGATGTTAAAAAAGGCTGCGAGCGAAAATGTTAACTAA
- a CDS encoding superoxide dismutase produces the protein MHKAKQQYLKSLLNWAEEVEQKVNETHMSDENRKEWNKKMNSWKRGIKKTLEQEDVTDTDIVQLQKQGKELIYNLEEYYDQERQNGSVKVGQHKLPPLPYPYNALEPHISEEIMRLHHDIHHKSYVDGLNKAEKKLQQIRQSGDADLIKHWMRQQAFNGSGHFLHTIFWFNMKPNGGGKPKGPLLKQIESDFGSFQAFKKEFTEAAKSVEGVGWAILVWEMRSGRLAIQTVEKHQMFSLWDVIPLLVLDVWEHAYYLQYQTKRGEYVNHWWNVVNWDDVSKRFNEVKDVNWTLY, from the coding sequence ATGCATAAAGCCAAACAACAATATTTAAAATCTCTTCTTAATTGGGCAGAAGAAGTTGAGCAAAAAGTTAATGAAACCCATATGAGTGATGAAAACCGGAAAGAATGGAACAAGAAAATGAACTCTTGGAAAAGAGGTATTAAGAAAACACTAGAGCAAGAAGATGTGACAGATACTGATATTGTTCAATTACAAAAGCAAGGGAAAGAATTGATCTACAACTTAGAAGAATATTACGATCAAGAAAGACAAAATGGTTCTGTGAAAGTGGGACAGCATAAACTTCCACCACTTCCTTATCCGTATAATGCTCTAGAACCACATATATCAGAAGAAATCATGCGGCTTCACCATGATATCCATCACAAAAGTTATGTGGATGGGCTAAATAAAGCTGAGAAGAAGCTTCAACAAATTCGTCAAAGTGGAGATGCAGACCTTATTAAACATTGGATGAGGCAACAGGCTTTTAATGGCTCTGGTCATTTTCTGCACACGATCTTTTGGTTTAATATGAAGCCGAATGGTGGAGGAAAACCAAAAGGACCATTACTCAAGCAAATTGAAAGCGATTTTGGAAGTTTTCAAGCTTTTAAGAAAGAGTTTACTGAAGCGGCTAAGTCTGTAGAGGGTGTAGGTTGGGCCATTCTCGTTTGGGAAATGCGTTCTGGAAGACTTGCTATACAAACGGTTGAAAAGCATCAAATGTTCTCCTTATGGGATGTTATACCATTACTCGTGTTAGATGTATGGGAGCATGCTTACTATTTGCAGTATCAAACCAAACGCGGTGAATATGTAAACCATTGGTGGAATGTTGTGAATTGGGACGATGTTTCTAAACGATTTAATGAGGTCAAGGATGTAAATTGGACTTTATATTAG
- a CDS encoding response regulator, with the protein MEQGSKILVVDDEERIRRLIKMYLEREAFEVTEAEDGEEALKIALEEDFDVILLDLMLPGIDGIEVCKELREKKATPVIMLTAKGEESNRVQGFEVGTDDYIVKPFSPREVVLRVKALLRRSSSTKFLQTETAAKDVIEFEHLTIDNDAHRVLADGKNVSLTPKEYELLLFLAQSPDKVFDREELLKEVWQYEFFGDLRTVDTHVKRLREKLSKVSKDAAKMIVTVWGVGYKFEVVGD; encoded by the coding sequence ATGGAACAGGGATCAAAAATTTTAGTAGTTGATGATGAGGAACGTATTCGCCGATTAATTAAAATGTATCTTGAAAGAGAAGCTTTTGAAGTAACAGAGGCGGAAGATGGAGAAGAAGCATTAAAAATCGCTTTAGAAGAAGATTTTGATGTGATTTTATTAGATTTAATGCTACCTGGTATAGATGGAATAGAGGTTTGTAAGGAGTTACGTGAAAAGAAGGCTACTCCAGTTATTATGCTTACGGCTAAAGGAGAAGAGTCCAACCGTGTTCAAGGGTTTGAGGTTGGTACAGATGACTATATCGTTAAGCCATTCAGTCCAAGAGAGGTCGTTTTACGTGTGAAAGCACTCCTACGTCGTTCTTCCTCAACAAAATTCTTACAAACAGAAACAGCTGCTAAAGATGTAATTGAGTTTGAACACCTTACAATAGATAACGATGCCCATCGTGTATTAGCAGATGGTAAAAATGTAAGTTTAACACCAAAGGAATATGAATTATTACTATTTCTAGCTCAATCTCCCGATAAAGTCTTTGACCGCGAGGAACTTCTAAAAGAAGTATGGCAATATGAATTTTTCGGAGATCTTCGTACAGTCGATACACACGTGAAACGTTTACGTGAAAAATTAAGCAAAGTATCTAAAGATGCTGCAAAAATGATCGTAACTGTATGGGGTGTCGGATATAAATTTGAGGTTGTGGGTGACTAA
- a CDS encoding nucleoside recognition domain-containing protein, whose translation MVNLIWVAMAAIGVFYAMINGTMEDVNEALFKSADDAVMLSIGLISVLVFWLGLMKIAEASGLLEGMSRLFRPYIKRLFPDIPPDHPAMGYILSNISANLFGLGNAATPMGIKAMEQMKKLSGSDRASRSMITFLAINTSSVTLIPTTVIAIRMKYDSISPTEIVGTTIIATLISTLGAIIVDRIFHIIRTRRNES comes from the coding sequence ATGGTTAACCTCATATGGGTGGCAATGGCAGCAATAGGTGTTTTTTATGCCATGATTAATGGGACGATGGAAGATGTAAACGAAGCACTTTTTAAAAGTGCTGATGATGCCGTCATGTTATCCATTGGGCTCATTAGTGTATTAGTTTTCTGGCTTGGTCTTATGAAGATTGCAGAGGCGTCTGGTTTACTTGAGGGGATGTCGAGATTATTTAGACCTTATATAAAGCGTCTTTTCCCTGACATCCCACCTGACCATCCAGCTATGGGTTATATTTTATCCAACATATCTGCGAATCTGTTTGGGTTAGGAAATGCAGCTACACCAATGGGCATTAAGGCAATGGAACAAATGAAAAAGTTAAGTGGTTCTGATCGTGCCAGTCGATCTATGATTACGTTTTTAGCCATTAACACATCGAGTGTTACGTTAATTCCAACGACTGTTATTGCTATTCGAATGAAATACGATTCCATTTCACCGACTGAAATTGTAGGTACGACGATAATCGCTACTCTTATATCAACTTTAGGAGCCATAATCGTTGACCGTATTTTTCACATCATTCGTACACGGAGGAATGAATCATGA